A genomic window from Bubalus bubalis isolate 160015118507 breed Murrah chromosome X, NDDB_SH_1, whole genome shotgun sequence includes:
- the TMEM35A gene encoding novel acetylcholine receptor chaperone, with the protein MASPRTVTVVALSVALGLFFVFMGTIKLTPRLSKDAYSEMKRAYKSYVRALPLLKKMGINSILLRKSIGALEVACGIVMTLVPGRPKDVANFFLLLLVLAVLFFHQLVGDPLKRYAHALVFGILLTCRLLIARKPEDRSSEKKSSPPGNAGSDGNAGNTEEQPSLYEKAPQGKMKLS; encoded by the exons ATGGCATCCCCTAGAACCGTAACCGTCGTGGCCCTCTCAGTGGCCCTGGGACTCTTCTTTGTTTTCATGGGGACTATCAAGTTGACCCCCAGGCTCAGCAAGGATGCCTACAGTGAGATG AAACGTGCTTACAAGAGCTATGTGCGAGCCCTCCCTCTGCTGAAGAAAATGGGGATCAATTCCATTCTCCTCCGCAAAAGCATTGGTGCTCTTGAGGTGGCCTGTGGCATTGTCATGACTCTTGTGCCTGGGCGTCCCAAAGATGTGGCCAACTTTTTCCTCCTCTTGCTGGTGTTGGCGGTCCTCTTCTTCCACCAGCTAGTCGGTGATCCTCTCAAACGCTACGCCCATGCCCTGGTGTTTGGAATCCTGCTCACCTGCCGCCTGCTGATTGCCCGCAAGCCTGAAGACCGGTCTTCTGAGAAGAAATCCTCGCCACCAGGGAATGCGGGGAGTGACGGCAATGCCGGGAATACCGAGGAGCAGCCGTCCTTATACGAGAAGGCCCCTCAGGGCAAAATGAAATTGTCGTAG